The following coding sequences are from one Mycobacterium bourgelatii window:
- a CDS encoding cold-shock protein: MPTGKVKWYDPEKGFGFLSQEDGEDVYVRSSALPAGVEALKAGQRVEFGIASGRRGPQALSLKIIDPPPSLSKSLARSRREAPAEHKHTPDELHGMVEDMITLLESTVQPELRKGRYPDRKTARQISEVVKAVAREFEA; this comes from the coding sequence GTGCCGACCGGCAAGGTGAAGTGGTACGACCCCGAGAAAGGGTTCGGCTTCTTGTCGCAGGAGGACGGCGAAGACGTCTACGTCCGTTCTTCGGCGTTGCCCGCAGGTGTCGAGGCGCTCAAAGCGGGCCAGCGCGTGGAGTTCGGAATCGCTTCCGGCAGGCGCGGTCCGCAGGCGTTGAGCCTGAAGATCATCGATCCGCCGCCCAGCCTCTCCAAGTCGCTTGCTCGGTCACGCCGCGAGGCGCCGGCCGAGCACAAGCACACTCCCGACGAGTTGCACGGCATGGTCGAGGACATGATCACGTTGCTCGAGAGCACCGTCCAGCCGGAACTGCGCAAGGGCCGCTACCCGGACCGCAAGACGGCGCGGCAGATCTCCGAGGTGGTCAAGGCCGTGGCGCGCGAGTTCGAGGCCTAG
- a CDS encoding acyl-CoA dehydrogenase family protein: protein MAQQAQVTEEQARALAEESRESGWDKPSFAKELFLGRFPLDLIHPFPRPSDADEERIAAFLEKLRDVLRTMDGSVIERDAQIPDEYVRALAELGCFGMKIPTEYGGLGMSQVAYNRALMMVTTVHPSIGALLSAHQSIGVPEPLKLAGTDEQKRRFLPRCAAGAISAFLLTEPDVGSDPARLGATATPTEDGQAYLLDGLKLWTTNGVVAELLVVMARVPKSEGHRGGISAFVVEADSPGITVERRNQFMGLRGIENGLTRMHRVRVPAENLIGREGDGLKIALTTLNVGRLALPAMATGSAKWSLKIAREWSRERVQWGKPVGKHEAVARQIAYLAATTYALDAVVELSGQMADEGRNDIRIEAALAKLWASETTCRIADDLVQIRGGRGYETAESLAARGERAAPVEQQLRDLRINRIFEGSSEIMRLLIAREAVDAHLTAAGDLAKPDADLRQKASAAIGASGFYAKWLPKLVFGEGQRPTSYSEFGPLASHLRFVERSSRKLARNTFYGMARWQANLEQKQGFLGRIVDIGAELFAMAAACVRAEAQRAADPAIGKQAYELAELFCAQATLRVEELFRGLWSNTDSQDVRLANDVLDDRYLWLEGGILDQSEGTGPWIAPWEPRESTDANLARRFYDAPAPAGAATEAAL from the coding sequence ATGGCACAGCAGGCGCAGGTCACCGAGGAGCAAGCCCGAGCGCTTGCTGAAGAATCTCGCGAGAGTGGTTGGGATAAACCGTCATTCGCCAAGGAGCTATTTCTTGGCCGTTTCCCGCTCGATCTGATCCACCCGTTCCCCAGACCGTCCGACGCCGACGAGGAGCGCATCGCGGCCTTCCTCGAGAAGCTGCGGGACGTGCTGCGCACCATGGACGGCAGCGTCATCGAACGCGACGCCCAGATTCCCGACGAATACGTGCGGGCCCTGGCCGAGTTGGGCTGCTTCGGCATGAAGATCCCGACGGAGTACGGCGGGCTGGGCATGTCGCAAGTCGCCTACAACCGGGCGCTGATGATGGTCACGACCGTCCACCCGAGTATCGGGGCGCTGTTGTCGGCTCACCAGTCGATCGGGGTGCCCGAGCCGCTCAAACTGGCCGGCACCGACGAGCAGAAGCGGCGGTTCCTGCCGCGTTGCGCCGCTGGCGCCATTTCCGCGTTCCTGCTCACCGAACCGGATGTGGGCTCGGACCCGGCGCGCCTGGGTGCCACGGCGACACCCACCGAGGATGGACAGGCATATCTACTGGACGGCCTGAAGTTGTGGACCACCAACGGTGTGGTCGCCGAACTGCTGGTCGTCATGGCGCGCGTACCGAAGAGCGAAGGGCATCGCGGCGGTATCAGCGCGTTCGTCGTCGAGGCCGATTCACCGGGGATAACCGTGGAGCGGCGCAACCAGTTCATGGGCCTGCGCGGCATCGAAAATGGCCTGACGAGGATGCATCGGGTACGCGTCCCCGCCGAAAACCTGATCGGCCGCGAAGGCGACGGCCTGAAGATCGCGTTGACGACGCTCAACGTTGGGCGGCTGGCTCTGCCCGCGATGGCGACGGGATCGGCGAAGTGGTCGTTGAAGATCGCCCGCGAGTGGTCGCGCGAGCGGGTGCAGTGGGGCAAGCCGGTCGGGAAACACGAAGCGGTCGCTCGCCAGATCGCGTATCTGGCCGCGACAACGTATGCGCTCGACGCCGTCGTGGAGCTGTCCGGTCAGATGGCCGACGAAGGCCGCAACGACATTCGGATCGAGGCCGCGCTGGCCAAGTTGTGGGCCAGCGAGACGACCTGCCGCATCGCCGATGACCTGGTGCAGATCCGGGGTGGCCGGGGCTATGAAACCGCGGAGTCGCTGGCCGCGCGCGGCGAGCGGGCCGCGCCGGTGGAACAGCAATTGCGGGACCTGCGGATCAACCGCATCTTCGAAGGGTCCAGCGAGATCATGCGGCTGCTCATCGCGCGGGAAGCCGTCGACGCCCACTTGACCGCCGCGGGCGATCTGGCCAAGCCCGATGCCGATCTTCGGCAGAAAGCGTCGGCCGCGATAGGTGCCAGTGGTTTCTACGCAAAGTGGTTGCCCAAGTTAGTCTTTGGCGAAGGTCAGCGACCCACGTCGTACAGCGAGTTCGGCCCGTTGGCCTCGCATCTGCGCTTCGTCGAACGTTCCAGCCGCAAGCTGGCCCGCAACACGTTCTACGGAATGGCGCGCTGGCAAGCCAATTTGGAGCAGAAGCAGGGATTCTTGGGACGCATCGTGGACATCGGTGCCGAACTGTTCGCGATGGCGGCGGCGTGCGTGCGGGCCGAGGCGCAACGGGCCGCCGATCCCGCCATCGGCAAGCAAGCTTACGAGCTAGCCGAATTGTTCTGTGCGCAAGCGACTTTGCGGGTCGAGGAACTGTTCCGCGGGTTGTGGTCCAACACCGACAGCCAGGACGTTCGGCTGGCCAACGATGTCTTGGACGATCGCTATCTCTGGCTGGAAGGCGGAATTCTGGACCAGTCGGAGGGCACCGGACCGTGGATCGCCCCCTGGGAGCCGCGGGAGTCTACCGATGCCAATCTGGCGCGACGGTTCTACGACGCCCCGGCGCCAGCGGGGGCCGCTACCGAGGCTGCGCTGTAA
- the moaA gene encoding GTP 3',8-cyclase MoaA, whose product MTLIALGVPTVPRRGWSTGVASPAPADGPLLDTFGRAATDLRVSLTDRCNLRCNYCMPEQGLDWLPGEELLQPDELIRLLRIAVTRFGVTNVRFTGGEPLLVRHLEQVVAAAAALQPRPEISLTTNGLGLARRAAALAQAGLDRVNVSLDSVNREHFAAITRRDRLDDVLAGLAAAKDAGLTPVKVNAVLDPVSGREDVVELLRFCLEHGYQLRVIEQMPLDAGHQWQRNAALSADDVLAALRPHFRLRPDPAPRGSAPAELWSVDTGPDTPSGKFGVIASVSHAFCSACDRTRLTADGQVRSCLFSRDETDLRSLLRGGAGDDAIEAAWRAAMWAKPAGHGINDPDFVQPDRPMSAIGG is encoded by the coding sequence ATGACCCTGATCGCGCTCGGTGTCCCGACGGTGCCCAGACGTGGGTGGTCCACTGGGGTCGCTTCCCCGGCGCCTGCCGACGGACCGCTGCTCGACACGTTCGGCCGGGCCGCCACCGATCTGCGAGTGTCGCTGACCGACCGGTGCAATCTGCGTTGCAACTACTGCATGCCTGAGCAGGGCTTGGACTGGTTGCCTGGCGAGGAATTGCTGCAACCCGACGAGCTGATCCGGCTGTTGCGCATCGCCGTCACCCGATTCGGCGTGACCAACGTGCGGTTTACCGGGGGTGAGCCCCTGTTGGTCCGCCATCTCGAGCAAGTCGTCGCGGCAGCCGCGGCGTTGCAACCCCGCCCGGAGATCTCACTGACCACCAACGGCCTGGGGCTGGCGCGGCGGGCGGCCGCATTGGCCCAGGCGGGCCTAGACCGGGTGAATGTGTCGCTGGACAGCGTCAACCGGGAGCATTTCGCCGCCATTACCCGTCGGGACCGGCTTGACGACGTGCTGGCCGGCTTGGCCGCGGCCAAGGACGCCGGGTTGACGCCGGTCAAGGTCAACGCCGTGCTCGACCCAGTCAGCGGCCGCGAGGATGTGGTCGAGCTGTTGCGGTTCTGCCTCGAGCACGGTTACCAACTGCGGGTCATCGAGCAGATGCCGTTGGACGCGGGGCACCAGTGGCAGCGCAATGCCGCGTTGAGTGCCGACGATGTGCTGGCGGCCCTGCGCCCCCACTTCCGGCTGCGACCCGACCCGGCACCGCGGGGTTCGGCCCCGGCCGAGCTCTGGTCGGTCGATACCGGACCCGATACCCCGTCCGGAAAGTTTGGGGTGATCGCCTCGGTGTCGCACGCCTTCTGCTCGGCTTGTGACCGCACCCGGTTGACGGCCGACGGCCAGGTCCGCAGCTGCCTGTTCTCCCGCGACGAAACCGACCTGCGGTCGCTGTTGCGCGGCGGCGCCGGCGACGACGCGATCGAGGCGGCGTGGCGCGCCGCGATGTGGGCCAAGCCGGCCGGCCACGGGATCAACGACCCGGATTTCGTCCAGCCCGACCGACCGATGAGCGCGATCGGTGGCTGA
- a CDS encoding MoaD/ThiS family protein — MADDIQVTVRYFAAARAAAGVESETLTLRSGATVADMVDKLAARNGRLATLLDRCSYLCDEIAVRDVTKALSTGNTIDVLPPFAGG, encoded by the coding sequence GTGGCTGACGACATTCAGGTGACGGTCCGCTATTTCGCGGCCGCCCGCGCAGCCGCCGGCGTCGAATCGGAAACCTTGACGCTGCGCAGTGGCGCCACGGTCGCCGACATGGTCGACAAACTCGCGGCCCGGAACGGGCGTCTGGCAACACTTTTGGACCGATGCTCGTATCTGTGCGACGAAATTGCCGTTCGAGATGTCACGAAGGCGTTATCCACCGGCAACACAATTGACGTACTCCCGCCGTTCGCCGGCGGTTGA
- a CDS encoding DUF2771 domain-containing protein: protein MKRGRAFAIAVVVVLLAVGTGFGTWLLVRHPGPRWPEISAYTNGHLTRVGPYRYCKVLNLDDCYTPETIGELRASERYPIQLSVSEAISRAPWRLLVTYEDPRDITESLFRPKTRLAVTIPTVDPHRGKVTGLVVQLLTLVGTPDGEVIEYPHAEWSVRLAY, encoded by the coding sequence GTGAAACGAGGTCGGGCGTTCGCCATCGCGGTCGTGGTGGTGCTGCTGGCGGTCGGGACGGGTTTCGGCACCTGGCTGTTGGTGCGCCACCCCGGTCCGCGATGGCCCGAGATCAGCGCCTACACGAACGGACACCTGACCCGCGTTGGGCCATACCGGTATTGCAAGGTGCTCAATCTCGATGACTGCTACACACCGGAGACCATCGGCGAACTGCGGGCAAGCGAACGCTATCCCATACAGCTCTCCGTCTCCGAGGCAATTTCCCGTGCGCCGTGGCGCCTGCTGGTGACGTACGAGGATCCACGGGACATCACCGAAAGCCTGTTTCGGCCGAAGACCCGACTGGCGGTCACCATCCCGACCGTGGACCCGCATCGCGGGAAAGTCACCGGCTTAGTCGTACAGTTGCTGACGTTGGTCGGCACCCCCGACGGCGAGGTGATCGAGTACCCGCACGCGGAATGGTCTGTGCGCCTGGCCTATTGA
- a CDS encoding glutathione S-transferase family protein, producing MGSYVAGTGEFNRDTNYITTRITADGRDGYPVEPGRYRLVVARACPWANRTIIVRRLLGLEDALSIGFCGPTHDERSWTFDLDPGGVDPVLKIPRLQDAYFKRFPDYPKGITVPAIVDVPTGAVVTNDFAQMTLDFSTEWTAYHREGAPQLYPEPLRAEIDEVSTKIYTEINNGVYRCGFAGKQDAYEAAYDRLFAALDWVSERLANQRYLVGDTITEADVRLFTTLARFDPVYHGHFKCNRSKLSEMPVLWAYARDLFQTPGFGDTIDFVQIKQHYYIVHRDINPTGVVPKGPDLSNWLTPHGREDLGGRPFGDGTPPGPPVEGERVPDGHGA from the coding sequence ATGGGCTCCTACGTCGCCGGAACGGGCGAATTCAACCGGGACACGAACTACATCACCACCCGGATCACCGCCGACGGGCGGGACGGGTATCCGGTAGAGCCCGGCCGCTATCGGCTGGTGGTGGCGCGCGCGTGCCCGTGGGCGAACCGCACCATCATCGTGCGACGGCTGCTGGGCCTGGAAGACGCGCTGTCCATTGGGTTTTGCGGTCCCACCCATGACGAGCGCAGCTGGACCTTCGACCTGGACCCCGGCGGCGTGGACCCGGTGCTGAAGATTCCGCGTTTGCAGGACGCGTACTTCAAGCGGTTCCCCGACTACCCGAAGGGGATCACCGTCCCGGCGATCGTGGACGTGCCCACCGGAGCGGTGGTGACCAACGACTTCGCTCAGATGACGCTGGACTTCTCCACCGAATGGACCGCATACCACCGCGAGGGTGCGCCACAGCTTTACCCTGAGCCGCTGCGCGCCGAGATCGACGAGGTGAGCACGAAGATCTACACCGAGATCAACAACGGTGTGTACCGCTGCGGGTTCGCCGGCAAGCAGGATGCGTACGAGGCGGCTTACGACCGCCTTTTTGCCGCACTGGATTGGGTGAGCGAGCGGTTGGCGAACCAGCGTTATCTGGTTGGTGACACCATTACCGAGGCGGACGTGCGACTGTTCACCACGCTGGCCCGGTTCGATCCTGTGTACCACGGACATTTCAAGTGCAATAGATCAAAACTCAGCGAAATGCCGGTGCTGTGGGCATACGCTCGTGACCTGTTCCAGACGCCCGGCTTTGGTGACACCATCGACTTCGTCCAGATCAAGCAGCACTACTACATCGTGCATCGCGACATCAACCCCACCGGCGTCGTGCCGAAGGGGCCTGACTTGAGTAACTGGCTGACTCCGCACGGACGAGAAGACTTGGGCGGCAGGCCGTTTGGCGACGGCACGCCGCCCGGACCGCCGGTTGAGGGTGAGCGAGTGCCGGACGGCCACGGCGCGTAG
- a CDS encoding transglycosylase family protein, with amino-acid sequence MSGRHRKPTTSSVSVAKVAFTGAVLGGGSLALAGQATAATDAEWDAVARCESGGNWSINTGNGYYGGVQFAAGTWAAHGGTQYAPSAQLATKDQQIAIAERVLASQGRGAWPVCGTALSGPTPREVVDASVVEAAPAPDPLFTPDAPPAEDIAPPPFELAGNELPAPVELTPPADLLPPAPVELAPAPAELPPAPAEELPPAPVELAPAPAELPPAPVELAPAPAELPPAPEDVIAPAPADVAPPVADAPIVVDASLAPLPADVTPPSEDVINVHQVGYTAKLWDAIRAQDIAGNDALDALAQPYVLG; translated from the coding sequence ATGAGTGGACGCCACCGTAAGCCCACTACTTCTAGCGTCAGCGTCGCCAAGGTCGCCTTTACCGGTGCCGTGCTGGGTGGCGGGAGCCTCGCCCTCGCCGGCCAGGCAACCGCAGCCACCGACGCCGAATGGGACGCCGTAGCCCGATGTGAATCGGGCGGCAACTGGTCGATCAACACCGGCAACGGGTACTACGGCGGCGTTCAGTTCGCCGCTGGCACCTGGGCCGCACATGGCGGCACCCAGTACGCCCCCTCGGCTCAGCTGGCCACCAAGGACCAGCAGATCGCCATCGCCGAGCGAGTGCTGGCGAGCCAGGGCCGTGGCGCCTGGCCCGTGTGTGGCACCGCGCTGTCCGGCCCGACGCCGCGCGAAGTGGTGGACGCTTCGGTCGTCGAGGCAGCCCCTGCCCCGGACCCGTTGTTCACCCCGGACGCTCCGCCGGCCGAGGACATCGCTCCGCCCCCATTCGAATTGGCCGGGAATGAACTGCCCGCCCCCGTGGAGCTGACCCCGCCGGCCGACCTGTTGCCGCCGGCTCCGGTTGAGCTGGCACCCGCGCCGGCCGAACTGCCGCCCGCGCCGGCCGAAGAGTTGCCGCCGGCTCCGGTCGAATTGGCACCCGCGCCAGCCGAACTGCCACCCGCGCCGGTCGAACTCGCCCCGGCCCCGGCCGAACTGCCGCCCGCCCCGGAGGACGTGATTGCGCCCGCTCCGGCCGACGTGGCACCGCCGGTCGCTGACGCCCCGATCGTCGTCGACGCAAGCTTGGCTCCCCTGCCGGCCGACGTGACGCCGCCTTCGGAGGACGTCATCAACGTCCACCAGGTTGGCTACACGGCCAAGCTGTGGGACGCGATCCGCGCGCAGGACATCGCCGGCAACGACGCGCTCGACGCGCTCGCGCAGCCGTACGTCCTGGGCTGA
- a CDS encoding YccF domain-containing protein, translated as MRLVLNVIWLVFGGLWLALGYLLAALICFLLIITIPFGFASLRIASYALWPFGRTIVEKPSSGTGALIGNVIWILLCGLWLAIGHLASAAAMAVTIIGIPLALANLKMIPVSLVPLGKEIVPVDGPVQPGRLAA; from the coding sequence ATGCGCCTAGTCCTGAACGTTATCTGGCTGGTTTTCGGGGGCCTCTGGTTGGCCCTCGGCTACTTGCTCGCGGCGCTTATCTGCTTCCTGCTGATCATCACCATTCCCTTCGGCTTCGCCTCGCTGCGCATTGCGTCGTATGCGTTGTGGCCGTTCGGGCGGACGATCGTCGAGAAACCGAGCTCCGGCACCGGCGCCTTGATCGGCAACGTCATCTGGATCCTGCTGTGCGGGCTGTGGCTGGCAATCGGGCATTTGGCGAGTGCGGCGGCCATGGCGGTCACCATCATCGGCATTCCGCTGGCGTTGGCGAACCTGAAGATGATCCCCGTGTCGTTGGTGCCGCTCGGCAAGGAGATCGTCCCCGTCGACGGCCCCGTGCAACCCGGACGGCTCGCGGCATGA
- a CDS encoding MogA/MoaB family molybdenum cofactor biosynthesis protein has protein sequence MTDQNARSARIVIASTRASSGVYVDECGPIIKQWLEEHGFSTTEPAVVADGNPVGEALNDALEAGADLILTSGGTGISPTDTTPEQTVAVLDFVIPGLAEAIRQAGLPKVPTSVLSRGVCGVAGETLIVNLPGSPGGVRDGLGVLEGVVHHALDQLAGKDHRR, from the coding sequence ATGACCGACCAGAACGCGCGGTCCGCGCGCATCGTCATTGCCTCCACCCGTGCGTCATCGGGCGTCTATGTCGACGAGTGCGGCCCAATCATCAAGCAGTGGCTGGAAGAGCACGGCTTTTCGACGACCGAGCCCGCCGTGGTGGCGGACGGAAACCCGGTCGGCGAGGCACTGAACGACGCGCTCGAAGCGGGAGCGGACCTGATCCTCACCTCGGGCGGCACGGGCATCTCGCCCACCGACACGACGCCAGAACAGACCGTCGCGGTGTTGGACTTCGTCATTCCCGGGCTGGCCGAGGCGATCCGTCAGGCGGGACTGCCCAAGGTGCCGACATCGGTGCTGTCGCGTGGGGTCTGCGGAGTGGCAGGCGAGACCCTGATCGTCAATCTGCCGGGTTCACCCGGTGGAGTTCGGGACGGCCTGGGGGTGCTGGAGGGCGTGGTGCACCACGCGCTCGACCAACTCGCCGGTAAAGATCACCGCCGATGA
- a CDS encoding molybdenum cofactor biosynthesis protein MoaE has product MTLVLRAAVTDQPISLADHEELVSHESAGAIVGFVGTIRNHDGGRQVTRLEYSAHPTAAQVLAEVVAEVAEQSSGVRAVAASHRIGVLQIGEAALVAAVAADHRRAAFATCAQLVDTIKERLPVWKHQFFDDGSDEWVGSA; this is encoded by the coding sequence ATGACTCTGGTCCTGCGTGCCGCAGTGACCGACCAGCCCATTTCACTGGCCGACCACGAAGAGTTGGTGAGCCATGAGTCGGCCGGCGCGATCGTCGGGTTCGTCGGCACGATCCGCAACCACGACGGCGGACGCCAGGTGACGCGACTGGAGTACTCCGCGCACCCGACGGCCGCACAGGTCCTTGCCGAAGTGGTGGCCGAGGTCGCCGAGCAGTCCAGCGGGGTGCGTGCCGTGGCGGCCAGCCACCGCATCGGGGTCCTGCAGATCGGCGAGGCCGCGCTGGTGGCGGCGGTCGCCGCCGACCATCGGCGGGCAGCCTTCGCCACGTGCGCGCAGCTTGTCGACACCATCAAGGAACGTCTGCCGGTGTGGAAGCACCAGTTCTTCGACGACGGTTCCGACGAGTGGGTGGGCTCGGCCTAA